One Glycine max cultivar Williams 82 chromosome 6, Glycine_max_v4.0, whole genome shotgun sequence DNA segment encodes these proteins:
- the LOC100804911 gene encoding MFP1 attachment factor 1, with amino-acid sequence MSDPENTPAPQSEQDSSSPPPAQDQPLAAAAKLGPAAVSFSIWPPTQRTRDAVITRLIETLSSPSVLSKRYGTMSPDEASASARQIEDEAFSVAASSAASDNDGIEILQVYSKEISKRMLDTVKAKSTAASAAVDNGTPASDAAPPPAADGDSAAVAESET; translated from the coding sequence ATGTCTGACCCGGAAAATACACCCGCGCCCCAATCGGAGCAAGACTCCTCTTCGCCGCCGCCCGCCCAAGACCAACCCCTCGCAGCTGCCGCCAAGCTCGGCCCCGCCGCCGTCTCCTTCAGCATATGGCCCCCCACTCAGCGCACGCGCGACGCCGTCATCACTCGCCTCATCGAAACCCTATCCTCCCCCTCCGTCCTCTCCAAGCGCTACGGCACAATGTCCCCCGACGAGGCCTCCGCCTCCGCCCGCCAGATCGAGGACGAGGCCTTCTCCGTCGCCGCCAGCTCCGCCGCCTCCGACAATGACGGGATCGAGATCCTCCAGGTCTACTCCAAGGAGATCAGCAAACGGATGCTCGACACCGTCAAGGCCAAATCCACCGCCGCTTCCGCCGCTGTCGATAACGGGACTCCTGCCTCGGATGCTGCTCCTCCCCCCGCCGCAGATGGAGACTCCGCCGCTGTCGCCGAGTCCGAAACCTGA